One genomic segment of Streptomyces niveus includes these proteins:
- a CDS encoding DUF3099 domain-containing protein — protein MRKQRSAEVFQITGARRGLDEDVRGRQRRYVISMLVRTLGIILAVVLWNVERYVAIAGLVLGILLPYAAVVIANGGREKARSLPSAHLEPEIRPMIAPAPAAGGAESGGRSANYEHPAPPRERT, from the coding sequence ATGCGGAAGCAGCGCAGCGCCGAGGTCTTCCAAATCACGGGAGCGAGGCGGGGGCTCGACGAGGACGTACGCGGCAGACAGCGGCGCTATGTCATCTCCATGCTGGTGCGCACGCTCGGGATCATCCTGGCCGTGGTTCTGTGGAATGTTGAGCGTTATGTGGCGATTGCGGGCCTCGTGCTGGGCATCCTGCTGCCCTATGCGGCCGTCGTGATCGCCAACGGGGGCCGCGAGAAGGCCCGTTCGCTGCCGTCGGCCCACCTCGAACCGGAGATCCGGCCGATGATCGCTCCCGCCCCCGCGGCGGGTGGAGCGGAATCCGGCGGGCGGTCCGCGAACTACGAGCACCCCGCTCCCCCGCGCGAG
- a CDS encoding GlsB/YeaQ/YmgE family stress response membrane protein codes for MSWLWAIVVGLVLGLIAKAIIPGKQQIPLWLTTVFGILGSILGNAAAGWLGVADTKGIDWTRHVLQLIGAIVVVGVGDMLWSSIRGGGKRARASR; via the coding sequence ATGAGTTGGTTGTGGGCAATCGTCGTGGGCCTGGTACTGGGTCTGATCGCCAAAGCGATCATCCCGGGCAAGCAGCAGATCCCACTGTGGCTGACGACCGTGTTCGGAATCCTGGGCAGCATCCTCGGTAACGCGGCGGCGGGCTGGCTCGGAGTCGCGGACACCAAAGGCATCGACTGGACACGGCATGTGCTCCAGCTGATCGGCGCCATCGTGGTCGTGGGAGTGGGCGACATGCTCTGGTCGTCGATCCGGGGCGGCGGAAAGCGGGCCAGAGCGTCCAGATGA